AAGAACGTCAAGAACTTGGAAAAAGGTCCTTACTTTACCTGCTTCCTCTGTTCAATTTCTGATTATTTCATTGAAATTTGGTATATATTGAGTTTACCATGTTAAATTTTTGTGATATTTGTTAAAGAAAGTTGTCTACTATGTTGGGTAAAAGACCCACTTCGTGGTTTTATGGAATAATGCACTTGAGTTTTGTAAAGTACATATTGGAATAGACATGTCTAGGGTTGCAATAACTTTTGTGTTCATGTCAATCAATGTGATGGTTTTAATGAGCTAGCTCGTTTTCCTGAATTTGGTTTGGTTCAAGTCACGGTTTCTGCAAATATCGAAGCATTAGTTGTGTTTGGTTATGAATTGTTGTTTCGTTCGAGGACTATTGTTTAGCCTGTTGTTCTGATATGTGTTTTGTTCTGATAGTTTGTGCTGATTTGGTTCGCGGTGCTAAGGATAAGGGGCTCAGGGTGAAGGGTCCAGTGAGAATGCCTACCAAGGTTCTGCACATTACCACCAGGAAGTCTCCCTGTGGAGAAGGTATGTTTCTGTGTCAATTGAGCTTTAGTGTGGATCAATAAGTGGTTTACTGCATCCTTGTTAGTGTTGAAATGAATTAGATGTATATCATTTCGTTGTTCTTAGGTTCTTCATTTAAAGAGGAAACAAGTCTGAAGCTTTCTAGTTTTTGTTAAGTTGAAGTGTCTGTAATCTGTGTCTGGGTATGGTGTCTCTGCAATTGCTTTACGTTCTTGAATAGTCATTGAGTATGTTGTTGTACACTTGCCTTTTGTTTTGCTTTAACAATTGCTTTGTGATTTGCAGGTACTAACACATGGGACAGATTTGAGTTGCGTGTGCACAAGCGTGTTATTGACCTGTTCAGCTCACCTGATGTTGTGAAGCAGATCACCTCCATTACTATTGAACCTGGTGTCGAAGTGGAGGTCACAATTGCTGATCAATAAACAGTTCACTTTAAGATTCCGTCTAGCTTTCCTAGTTAATTGGAAATGTTCTATCCATGCTGTTGTTCTTTTTCCATTTTGAAGTTGAAGACTTGGTAGTGTTTGCAATTTTCCTGGGATGATGGTTTTGATATGAGCATGTACTTCAATGCATATTTTTAATATTTAATAGAAGTACTATTATTGCAAAATGCTTCAGTTTATCTCTTGTCTTTGTCCTCTGTTTATAAGAATCTATAATAAGACCATTTTGTTAATGAGATGAATAGATGACTTGATCTTGAGCTTAGATTTCTTTAGCTCTATGTCGAAAAAGCTGTGATGTTGTACTGCCTTTGATGATACCGTTTTGTTCTTTCTGCTTGAAAATTCAGTGTTAAGCTGCTAGCTGTACTCGGCTTCCAAGTTGTTTTCATGATTTTGAAATCTCATTGTTCACACCAAGTACCAAACCCTCCCTATAAGTTGTGATGCAGTAAAATTTCATATATAGCATATGAGCTTTCGCTTTTGGCAAATTCTATGATATAGTGCCCCTCATTTTAGGTATGTCCCTCACGACTGCTTTGATAAGTTATCAAATTGTAAACATTATCTATCAAGAAGTTTAAATTTTCAAATGGAATCATCTTAACACTCCAAAGCCCAGACTGTTGCTCGTAATAGTTCTGGCCAACAGTCAAATGAGAACCATTACAATTCAGCAAAAACAACAAAAGATGATGATTTCAATCCGCCAAGATAACAGAAGACCTTTAACCCCTTGCATATGTCAGTACTCAGAAGTTTCTTGTATTCCTTTGTATACAGAGAAGAGTGAGAAGACCTCCTTGCTCAGTGTGAATGCTCATTGTATTCAAAACTTCACCAATCTCTAACAAAAAGCCTATCCCGTTGTCCCTTGAATCCTTCTATGGAGACAGTCTGGAGGTGAGACACCAAACAAGCAGGAAGCTACTGTGGATTGAATAGCTCCCGTCCTAACTCGTCTTCTCTGCGACGCCATTCATTGTCCTGCAAATTATTTAAAAGAGTGGATGAATAATAAGAATTGTTAGTAGCTGCATGCTGGTATCAACAAGTGAAAAAAAAAACATGCACATATCTTACCTCAGGTTTTAAGACCACCAGATGTTTCAGATTAGGACATCTCCAGTAATCGAAATCATGCAGAACCAGCACCAATCGACTCAGATTAACAAACTCAGGCGAGTAGGAAGCCTACATGAAAGACAAAGAACGATCAAGCAGAATTCTTCATCGAGAAATTGAACTGCCAAAGGCAGTAGAAGGTATCCAGTTACAAGCATGAAATGTGTCTGGTAAAAAAATAAAGGAAAACAAAACTAACATTAAAAATCCACAGCACTACATTTAGTGATCCACTCCTCAACAGCTTCAAACAGTGTGAAGTATGAAAAAGATTAGCAACTTACATTGAGATCTTGGAGACTAAGAGATAGATATTCAACATTGGAAATTTTGCAAAGAGAGCAGTAGCGCCATCATCAAGGTCATCATCGTAATCAATACACTAATGGTCAAGATGAACTTTGTTTTCATTTTCAAATGAGAGAAGACGATATGAAACCGAAAGTTAAACTGGTTTTACCGAGAATGTAGAGGAAAATAATTGATTTTGATGCTTGAACCTAATTCCTGATGACACTAGTATTTCCACACACCAGAAATAACTAGGAATCCTTTTCTTACTTGGATAGTTTGATGTCTTTCCTTATTTCGCTGGGAAATGCTACACATGGGGGCCTATATATACAAGTTCATCAACCCTCCATCTGTATTCTTAAGCATTCTATCTGCAGACAAAGAAGATGGAAGATCGTCCTATAAAAAAGAAGAGGACAGAAGTCCACGGAAGCCAAAACGTCGAGCTTCCACCCGAGATTATAGATGCGATTCTTTTAAGGTTACCAGTGAAGCCCTTGTGCCGCTTCAAGCTTGTATCCAAGTCATGGCAATCCCTAATCTCCCATCCTGATTTCGTCGCAAACCATTCTAAAGCCGCCGTTGAGAATAAGGACAGACGGCGCCTCTTTATCAATAATTTATTGTACTCGTCATTTCTGCTATACTCTTTGAATCTCGACCAGTTTCTCAATGAGAATGATCATACCGTTGATGTTGATTTAGTAGCAGCACCCACTGAGCTTGATTTTTGGGCTCCCTCTGTCCATTGTTCCTGCTATGGCTTGTTCTTGTCGACAGAGTTTGCCAGCGACAACTGTTACTGTTTGATCAACCCTGTAACCAAGGAATCAAAGAAGCTGCCAAAGCCACCAATATGGAGACTACCACTGAATCCCTTCTTTCTTTGTATATATGCACTTGGATTTGATTACTCCACTAACGAATACAAGGTGATTAACGGGCAGGAATATGATGATGGACTTGTGTTTAGTGTCTATACATTGCAGACCGGCTCTTGGCGAAAGATTGACGACTTATTTCCCTACAAAGTTTTCGGTTGTTTGGATGGGATCATGGTGCATGGTCATGTTCATTGGTTGGCGAGGAAGGTTGCAGATGGATCATCGGTGATTATATCTTTCCTTTTAGCAGAGGAGACGGTTAGAGAAATTGCACTACCACCCAATGCTCCTAATGATTCTATTAACCTAGGGGCATTCAGAGATTGGCTATGTGTAACATCAACATCATATATAGCAATATTTAATGAGTTTTGGGTTATGAAGAAATATGGAGTGAGCGAGTCGTGGACTAAAATGAGGGTCTCTAAACCATATAAGGATTTATCACATTCCGGTTTCTGGACAGAAACCCATGATCTTATGGTGTTTGATGAAAAATTATTACTTATGTACAATTTTAATGATGACAACTTTTGGACTTTATCAATCGGCGAAGTTGAGACTATTAGTAGTATAGGTAGCTATGTGGAGACCCCTGGCTACCTTAACTCATTGATCAAGAACAACAAGTTTCAAGGAAGATGACAATGACATTATCGAGTATTAGTTCTTTTCTGTCTATCATGTCAAGATGAGGTGTGGTCTGCACCTCATATTTGGTTCCCCCCGCGCCCGGTGTAGTTCTTTTCTTCTTAATATATTTCCTCGATCTTTGAGGTTTAACCAAGAAAACAAAAACAAAAACATTATCGAGTATTAGTTCTTTATTTTAGCATAACTTGTGCAATTGCTATGCAAGGAGGCTATTATATGAACTTTTAACCATTCATTTTGATCTCAATCAGAACTAGCAACAGCCAAAGGGAGAATGATGTGTTGCTCATTTATATAGCACATTCATGTTCTCATAAAACCACTGCA
Above is a window of Fragaria vesca subsp. vesca linkage group LG7, FraVesHawaii_1.0, whole genome shotgun sequence DNA encoding:
- the LOC101293827 gene encoding 40S ribosomal protein S20-2-like, which gives rise to MAYAAMKPTKPGLEEPQEQIHKIRITLSSKNVKNLEKVCADLVRGAKDKGLRVKGPVRMPTKVLHITTRKSPCGEGTNTWDRFELRVHKRVIDLFSSPDVVKQITSITIEPGVEVEVTIADQ
- the LOC101312981 gene encoding F-box/kelch-repeat protein At3g06240-like, coding for MEDRPIKKKRTEVHGSQNVELPPEIIDAILLRLPVKPLCRFKLVSKSWQSLISHPDFVANHSKAAVENKDRRRLFINNLLYSSFLLYSLNLDQFLNENDHTVDVDLVAAPTELDFWAPSVHCSCYGLFLSTEFASDNCYCLINPVTKESKKLPKPPIWRLPLNPFFLCIYALGFDYSTNEYKVINGQEYDDGLVFSVYTLQTGSWRKIDDLFPYKVFGCLDGIMVHGHVHWLARKVADGSSVIISFLLAEETVREIALPPNAPNDSINLGAFRDWLCVTSTSYIAIFNEFWVMKKYGVSESWTKMRVSKPYKDLSHSGFWTETHDLMVFDEKLLLMYNFNDDNFWTLSIGEVETISSIGSYVETPGYLNSLIKNNKFQGR